In Brassica rapa cultivar Chiifu-401-42 chromosome A06, CAAS_Brap_v3.01, whole genome shotgun sequence, a single window of DNA contains:
- the LOC103872107 gene encoding probable fucosyltransferase 8 isoform X2 yields the protein MKSTRTFITCFVVCSMLLLAFSNIFSRHLLTSVLHFLVIGNHENPRDTLQGGLLAKSFDQKSCLSRYQSSLYRKPSPYKPSIALISKLRSYEKLHKRCAPGTESYKRATENLHKLSHGSGEQCQYIVWVPLSGLGNRILSLVSVFLYALLTERVILVDQRNDINDLFCEPFPDASWLLPLEFPLTNQIDRFNWRSPRSFGNMLKHHRLINNSSIKSFQTSYLYLHLVHNYGEYDQMFFCQGDQSLIRKVPWLIVKSDNYFVPSLWSLPSFQSELTKLFPKKDTVFHHLGRYLIHPTNQVWGLVTRFYNAYLSRADERLGIQIRVFHHAGFLQLVLDQVVSCTQREKLLPEAQEEEVNISKKTTPKLRAVLVTSLNPEYSNNLKRVYWERVSSTGDVIVGVYQASQEMHQQRNKKLHNQKALAEMYLLSLADNIVTSAWSTFGYVAQGLGGMKPWILYKPENYTVPDPPCGRATSMEPCFHSPPLYGCEADTGGTDDSLKIASPFVRRCEDRVSGIKLFDHPQEL from the exons ATGAAGTCCACCAGAACATTCATCACTTGCTTTGTAGTCTGCTCCATGCTTCTACTTGCATTTTCTAACATCTTCAGTCGCCATC TCTTGACCTCTGTCCTTCATTTTCTTGTAATAGGTAATCATGAAAATCCAAGGGATACACTCCAAGGAGGGCTTCTTGCTAAATCATTTGATCAAAAATCTTGTCTAAGTAGGTACCAGTCTTCGTTATATCGGAAACCTTCACCATACAAGCCTTCTATAGCCCTCATCTCCAAGCTTAGAAGCTACGAGAAGCTTCACAAGCGTTGCGCTCCAGGCACAGAATCTTACAAGAGGGCAACAGAGAACCTCCACAAACTTTCACACGGCTCCGGTGAGCAATGCCAATACATTGTGTGGGTTCCATTGTCTGGACTCGGAAACAGAATACTCTCTCTGGTCTCCGTCTTTCTCTATGCTCTCTTGACGGAGAGAGTCATCCTTGTCGACCAACGGAACGATATAAACGATCTCTTCTGCGAGCCGTTTCCGGATGCTTCCTGGTTACTCCCTCTCGAGTTTCCATTGACAAATCAGATAGACAGGTTTAACTGGCGGTCACCACGTTCTTTCGGTAACATGTTGAAGCATCATCGTTTGATTAATAACTCCTCAATAAAAAGCTTCCAAACATCATATCTTTACCTCCACCTTGTTCACAACTACGGGGAGTACGACCAGATGTTTTTCTGCCAAGGAGATCAATCGCTGATCCGCAAAGTCCCTTGGCTGATCGTTAAATCAGACAACTACTTCGTCCCGTCTCTATGGTCTCTCCCTAGCTTCCAGTCTGAGCTAACCAAGCTGTTCCCAAAGAAAGACACCGTCTTCCACCATTTAGGACGGTACCTTATCCACCCGACAAACCAAGTTTGGGGTTTGGTCACCAGATTCTACAATGCTTACTTGTCAAGAGCAGACGAGAGGCTCGGGATTCAGATACGGGTTTTCCATCACGCAGGGTTTCTCCAGCTCGTACTCGACCAGGTCGTATCATGCACACAAAGAGAGAAACTATTACCCgaagcacaagaagaagaagtcaaTATATCGAAAAAAACCACCCCGAAACTTAGAGCGGTGCTAGTCACGTCTCTGAACCCAGAGTACTCTAACAACCTGAAGAGAGTGTACTGGGAGCGCGTGAGTTCCACAGGAGACGTGATCGTCGGAGTTTATCAGGCAAGCCAAGAAATGCACCAGCAAAGAAACAAGAAGCTTCACAACCAAAAGGCCCTCGCGGAGATGTATCTACTTAGCTTGGCTGATAACATTGTCACGAGCGCGTGGTCTACGTTTGGATACGTTGCTCAGGGTCTAGGAGGAATGAAGCCGTGGATACTGTACAAGCCAGAGAACTACACGGTTCCTGATCCACCATGCGGTCGTGCCACGTCGATGGAGCCTTGTTTCCATTCTCCTCCGTTGTATGGTTGTGAAGCCGACACAGGAGGAACTGATGATTCCCTTAAAATAGCTTCGCCTTTCGTTAGGCGTTGTGAAGATCGCGTTTCTGGGATTAAGCTATTTGATCACCCACAAGAGTTATAG
- the LOC103872105 gene encoding probable fucosyltransferase 8 isoform X2 — translation MGRIETVPTKKTRSVTITFNHTFIITFIKEVQEPSTITRTSVFKSHLNPLIALNKNCKHYLKSLGKFSELCVFKMKLRTLFVTCLLLWSLMLLSLFIIFNHRLLDAMTVNSPSYSGKPREDKLLGGLLSEEFDEGSCLSRYQSSLYRKPSPYEPSEYLVSKLKSYEMLHKRCGPGTEAFKRATEQLGHDTRSCGECRYIVWVAVHGLGNRIVSLVSAFLYALLTERVLLLDQGTDMRHLFCEPFPGTIPSYLYLYLIHDYEDHDKMFFCEREQNLIRQVPWLVSNSNQYFVPSLWLIPSFQIELIKLFPQKDTVFHHLGRYLLHPTNQVWGLITRFYNAYLSRADETLGVQVRVYSNPDGYLEHVINQILSCTQREKLLPELTTLESQVTNKSTSPKLKAVLVTSLYPEYSEKLRAMYWESPSSRGDMVQVYQPSQEMFQQTDEKLHDQKALAEMYLLSLTDKLVTSGLSTFGYVAQGLGGLKAWILYRPTNHTTPDPPCVRAVSMEPCFHRPPPINGCQAKTTVNSTRFVRRCEEWTTGIKLVDSTDVF, via the exons ATGGGAAGGATAGAGACTGTACCAACAAAAAAGACAAGAAGCGTCACCATCACCTTCAACCACACGTTTATCATCACATTTATAAAAGAGGTACAAGAACCTTCTACCATAACCAGAACTAGTGTTTTTAAGTCACACTTGAACCCTTTGATAGCGCTTAATAAGAACTGCAAGCACTACTTAAAATCTCTAGGAAAATTTTCTGAGCTCTGTGTTTTCAAGATGAAACTAAGGACATTATTTGTCACTTGCTTGCTACTTTGGTCACTCATGTTGCTATCATTATTCATCATCTTCAACCACCGGCTTCTTGATGCTATGACCGTCAACA GTCCAAGTTATTCAGGGAAACCAAGGGAGGATAAACTGTTAGGAGGACTGCTTAGTGAAGAGTTTGATGAAGGTTCTTGCTTGAGTAGGTACCAGTCTTCATTGTACCGCAAGCCATCACCTTACGAGCCTTCTGAATATCTTGTCTCCAAGCTTAAAAGCTACGAGATGCTTCACAAGCGTTGCGGCCCAGGCACAGAAGCCTTCAAGAGAGCAACAGAACAACTTGGTCATGACACTAGATCTTGTGGTGAATGCAGATACATTGTGTGGGTTGCTGTTCACGGGCTTGGAAACAGAATAGTATCTCTAGTTTCTGCATTCCTCTATGCTCTCTTGACAGAGAGAGTCCTTCTCCTTGACCAAGGCACAGACATGAGACATCTCTTCTGTGAGCCTTTTCCGG GAACCATCCCCTCCTACCTCTATCTATATCTTATTCACGATTATGAGGATCATGATAAGATGTTCTTCTGTGAAAGAGAACAAAATCTCATCAGACAAGTCCCTTGGTTGGTCTCCAACTCAAACCAATACTTTGTTCCATCTCTCTGGTTGATCCCTAGTTTCCAAATTGAACTCATCAAGCTGTTCCCACAGAAAGACACCGTCTTCCACCATTTAGGTCGCTATCTTCTCCACCCTACAAACCAAGTTTGGGGTTTGATCACTAGGTTCTACAATGCCTATTTATCAAGAGCAGACGAGACACTCGGTGTTCAAGTACGAGTTTATAGCAACCCCGACGGATACTTGGAGCATGTCATAAACCAGATCCTATCATGCACACAAAGAGAGAAACTATTACCTGAGCTGACTACACTTGAATCACAAGTCACTAATAAATCAACAAGCCCGAAGCTCAAAGCTGTTCTTGTCACGTCACTTTACCCGGAGTACTCGGAGAAGCTAAGGGCAATGTACTGGGAAAGCCCAAGTTCGAGAGGAGACATGGTACAAGTTTACCAACCTAGCCAAGAGATGTTTCAGCAGACAGACGAGAAGCTTCACGACCAAAAGGCACTCGCTGAGATGTACCTGTTAAGCCTAACTGATAAACTTGTCACAAGCGGCCTGTCTACGTTCGGCTACGTTGCTCAAGGTCTCGGAGGATTGAAAGCATGGATACTCTACAGGCCAACGAACCACACAACTCCAGACCCACCTTGCGTTAGAGCCGTGTCGATGGAGCCATGTTTCCATAGACCTCCTCCAATCAATGGTTGTCAAGCTAAGACGACTGTGAATAGCACCCGTTTTGTTAGGCGTTGTGAGGAGTGGACCACGGGGATTAAGCTAGTTGATTCCACAGATGTGTTTTGA
- the LOC103872105 gene encoding probable fucosyltransferase 8 isoform X1, giving the protein MGRIETVPTKKTRSVTITFNHTFIITFIKEVQEPSTITRTSVFKSHLNPLIALNKNCKHYLKSLGKFSELCVFKMKLRTLFVTCLLLWSLMLLSLFIIFNHRLLDAMTVNSPSYSGKPREDKLLGGLLSEEFDEGSCLSRYQSSLYRKPSPYEPSEYLVSKLKSYEMLHKRCGPGTEAFKRATEQLGHDTRSCGECRYIVWVAVHGLGNRIVSLVSAFLYALLTERVLLLDQGTDMRHLFCEPFPGTSWLLPHDFPLMDQLDSSRCYGTMLRTDAINSTTTGTIPSYLYLYLIHDYEDHDKMFFCEREQNLIRQVPWLVSNSNQYFVPSLWLIPSFQIELIKLFPQKDTVFHHLGRYLLHPTNQVWGLITRFYNAYLSRADETLGVQVRVYSNPDGYLEHVINQILSCTQREKLLPELTTLESQVTNKSTSPKLKAVLVTSLYPEYSEKLRAMYWESPSSRGDMVQVYQPSQEMFQQTDEKLHDQKALAEMYLLSLTDKLVTSGLSTFGYVAQGLGGLKAWILYRPTNHTTPDPPCVRAVSMEPCFHRPPPINGCQAKTTVNSTRFVRRCEEWTTGIKLVDSTDVF; this is encoded by the exons ATGGGAAGGATAGAGACTGTACCAACAAAAAAGACAAGAAGCGTCACCATCACCTTCAACCACACGTTTATCATCACATTTATAAAAGAGGTACAAGAACCTTCTACCATAACCAGAACTAGTGTTTTTAAGTCACACTTGAACCCTTTGATAGCGCTTAATAAGAACTGCAAGCACTACTTAAAATCTCTAGGAAAATTTTCTGAGCTCTGTGTTTTCAAGATGAAACTAAGGACATTATTTGTCACTTGCTTGCTACTTTGGTCACTCATGTTGCTATCATTATTCATCATCTTCAACCACCGGCTTCTTGATGCTATGACCGTCAACA GTCCAAGTTATTCAGGGAAACCAAGGGAGGATAAACTGTTAGGAGGACTGCTTAGTGAAGAGTTTGATGAAGGTTCTTGCTTGAGTAGGTACCAGTCTTCATTGTACCGCAAGCCATCACCTTACGAGCCTTCTGAATATCTTGTCTCCAAGCTTAAAAGCTACGAGATGCTTCACAAGCGTTGCGGCCCAGGCACAGAAGCCTTCAAGAGAGCAACAGAACAACTTGGTCATGACACTAGATCTTGTGGTGAATGCAGATACATTGTGTGGGTTGCTGTTCACGGGCTTGGAAACAGAATAGTATCTCTAGTTTCTGCATTCCTCTATGCTCTCTTGACAGAGAGAGTCCTTCTCCTTGACCAAGGCACAGACATGAGACATCTCTTCTGTGAGCCTTTTCCGGGTACTTCCTGGTTACTCCCTCATGATTTTCCTTTGATGGATCAGTTAGATAGTTCACGTTGTTACGGAACAATGCTGAGGACTGATGCCATTAACTCGACTACAACAGGAACCATCCCCTCCTACCTCTATCTATATCTTATTCACGATTATGAGGATCATGATAAGATGTTCTTCTGTGAAAGAGAACAAAATCTCATCAGACAAGTCCCTTGGTTGGTCTCCAACTCAAACCAATACTTTGTTCCATCTCTCTGGTTGATCCCTAGTTTCCAAATTGAACTCATCAAGCTGTTCCCACAGAAAGACACCGTCTTCCACCATTTAGGTCGCTATCTTCTCCACCCTACAAACCAAGTTTGGGGTTTGATCACTAGGTTCTACAATGCCTATTTATCAAGAGCAGACGAGACACTCGGTGTTCAAGTACGAGTTTATAGCAACCCCGACGGATACTTGGAGCATGTCATAAACCAGATCCTATCATGCACACAAAGAGAGAAACTATTACCTGAGCTGACTACACTTGAATCACAAGTCACTAATAAATCAACAAGCCCGAAGCTCAAAGCTGTTCTTGTCACGTCACTTTACCCGGAGTACTCGGAGAAGCTAAGGGCAATGTACTGGGAAAGCCCAAGTTCGAGAGGAGACATGGTACAAGTTTACCAACCTAGCCAAGAGATGTTTCAGCAGACAGACGAGAAGCTTCACGACCAAAAGGCACTCGCTGAGATGTACCTGTTAAGCCTAACTGATAAACTTGTCACAAGCGGCCTGTCTACGTTCGGCTACGTTGCTCAAGGTCTCGGAGGATTGAAAGCATGGATACTCTACAGGCCAACGAACCACACAACTCCAGACCCACCTTGCGTTAGAGCCGTGTCGATGGAGCCATGTTTCCATAGACCTCCTCCAATCAATGGTTGTCAAGCTAAGACGACTGTGAATAGCACCCGTTTTGTTAGGCGTTGTGAGGAGTGGACCACGGGGATTAAGCTAGTTGATTCCACAGATGTGTTTTGA
- the LOC103872107 gene encoding probable fucosyltransferase 8 isoform X1: MKSTRTFITCFVVCSMLLLAFSNIFSRHPSDLDPPNVTTTGNHENPRDTLQGGLLAKSFDQKSCLSRYQSSLYRKPSPYKPSIALISKLRSYEKLHKRCAPGTESYKRATENLHKLSHGSGEQCQYIVWVPLSGLGNRILSLVSVFLYALLTERVILVDQRNDINDLFCEPFPDASWLLPLEFPLTNQIDRFNWRSPRSFGNMLKHHRLINNSSIKSFQTSYLYLHLVHNYGEYDQMFFCQGDQSLIRKVPWLIVKSDNYFVPSLWSLPSFQSELTKLFPKKDTVFHHLGRYLIHPTNQVWGLVTRFYNAYLSRADERLGIQIRVFHHAGFLQLVLDQVVSCTQREKLLPEAQEEEVNISKKTTPKLRAVLVTSLNPEYSNNLKRVYWERVSSTGDVIVGVYQASQEMHQQRNKKLHNQKALAEMYLLSLADNIVTSAWSTFGYVAQGLGGMKPWILYKPENYTVPDPPCGRATSMEPCFHSPPLYGCEADTGGTDDSLKIASPFVRRCEDRVSGIKLFDHPQEL, from the exons ATGAAGTCCACCAGAACATTCATCACTTGCTTTGTAGTCTGCTCCATGCTTCTACTTGCATTTTCTAACATCTTCAGTCGCCATCCCTCGGACCTTGATCCACCTAATGTTACTACCACCG GTAATCATGAAAATCCAAGGGATACACTCCAAGGAGGGCTTCTTGCTAAATCATTTGATCAAAAATCTTGTCTAAGTAGGTACCAGTCTTCGTTATATCGGAAACCTTCACCATACAAGCCTTCTATAGCCCTCATCTCCAAGCTTAGAAGCTACGAGAAGCTTCACAAGCGTTGCGCTCCAGGCACAGAATCTTACAAGAGGGCAACAGAGAACCTCCACAAACTTTCACACGGCTCCGGTGAGCAATGCCAATACATTGTGTGGGTTCCATTGTCTGGACTCGGAAACAGAATACTCTCTCTGGTCTCCGTCTTTCTCTATGCTCTCTTGACGGAGAGAGTCATCCTTGTCGACCAACGGAACGATATAAACGATCTCTTCTGCGAGCCGTTTCCGGATGCTTCCTGGTTACTCCCTCTCGAGTTTCCATTGACAAATCAGATAGACAGGTTTAACTGGCGGTCACCACGTTCTTTCGGTAACATGTTGAAGCATCATCGTTTGATTAATAACTCCTCAATAAAAAGCTTCCAAACATCATATCTTTACCTCCACCTTGTTCACAACTACGGGGAGTACGACCAGATGTTTTTCTGCCAAGGAGATCAATCGCTGATCCGCAAAGTCCCTTGGCTGATCGTTAAATCAGACAACTACTTCGTCCCGTCTCTATGGTCTCTCCCTAGCTTCCAGTCTGAGCTAACCAAGCTGTTCCCAAAGAAAGACACCGTCTTCCACCATTTAGGACGGTACCTTATCCACCCGACAAACCAAGTTTGGGGTTTGGTCACCAGATTCTACAATGCTTACTTGTCAAGAGCAGACGAGAGGCTCGGGATTCAGATACGGGTTTTCCATCACGCAGGGTTTCTCCAGCTCGTACTCGACCAGGTCGTATCATGCACACAAAGAGAGAAACTATTACCCgaagcacaagaagaagaagtcaaTATATCGAAAAAAACCACCCCGAAACTTAGAGCGGTGCTAGTCACGTCTCTGAACCCAGAGTACTCTAACAACCTGAAGAGAGTGTACTGGGAGCGCGTGAGTTCCACAGGAGACGTGATCGTCGGAGTTTATCAGGCAAGCCAAGAAATGCACCAGCAAAGAAACAAGAAGCTTCACAACCAAAAGGCCCTCGCGGAGATGTATCTACTTAGCTTGGCTGATAACATTGTCACGAGCGCGTGGTCTACGTTTGGATACGTTGCTCAGGGTCTAGGAGGAATGAAGCCGTGGATACTGTACAAGCCAGAGAACTACACGGTTCCTGATCCACCATGCGGTCGTGCCACGTCGATGGAGCCTTGTTTCCATTCTCCTCCGTTGTATGGTTGTGAAGCCGACACAGGAGGAACTGATGATTCCCTTAAAATAGCTTCGCCTTTCGTTAGGCGTTGTGAAGATCGCGTTTCTGGGATTAAGCTATTTGATCACCCACAAGAGTTATAG
- the LOC103872106 gene encoding probable fucosyltransferase 8 yields the protein MKLRTLFFTCLLLLSLMLLSLFIIFNHQLLDAMTINVPKDSQKPREDKLLRGLLSEEFNEGSCLSRCQSSLYRKPSRYEPSQYLVSKLRSYEMLHKRCGPGTEAYKRATEQLGHDSRSVGECRYIVWIAVSGLGNRIISLVSAFLYALLTERVLLVDQRSTDITHLFCEPFPGTSWSLPLDFPLMGQLDSSRCYRAINWTRNIPSHLSLYFMHDYEDHDKMFFCERDQNLIRQVPWVVFNSNKYFAPSLWLIPSFQTELIKLFPEKDTVFHHLGRYLLHPTNQVWGLITRFYNAYLSRADETLGVQVRVFSNPDGYLEHVMNQILSCTQREKLLPELTTLESQVTNKSTSPKLKAVLVTSLYPEYSEKLRAMYWESPSSTGDMVQVYQPSQEMFQQTDEKLHDQKALAEMYLLSLTDKLVTSGLSTFGYVAQGLGGLKAWMLYSPTNHSTPDPPCFKAVSMEPCFHRPPLYGSQAKAVNSTRFVRRCEEWTTGIKIVDSAHVF from the exons ATGAAGCTAAGGACATTATTTTTCACTTGCTTACTACTGTTGTCACTCATGTTACTATCATTATTCATCATCTTCAACCACCAGCTTCTTGATGCTATGACCATCAACG TTCCAAAGGATTCCCAAAAACCAAGGGAGGATAAACTGTTAAGAGGACTGCTTAGTGAAGAGTTTAATGAAGGTTCGTGTTTGAGTAGGTGCCAGTCTTCATTGTACCGCAAGCCATCACGGTACGAGCCTTCTCAATATCTTGTCTCCAAGCTAAGAAGCTATGAGATGCTTCACAAGCGTTGCGGTCCAGGCACAGAAGCCTACAAGAGAGCAACAGAGCAGCTTGGTCATGACAGTAGATCTGTTGGTGAATGCAGATACATTGTGTGGATTGCTGTTTCCGGGCTTGGAAACAGAATAATATCTCTAGTTTCTGCATTCCTCTATGCTCTCTTGACAGAGAGAGTCCTTCTCGTTGACCAACGCAGCACAGACATAACACATCTCTTCTGTGAGCCTTTTCCGGGTACTTCCTGGTCACTCCCTCTTGATTTTCCTTTGATGGGTCAGTTAGATAGTTCACGTTGTTACAGAGCCATTAACTGGACTAGAAACATCCCGTCCCACCTCTCTCTATATTTTATGCACGATTATGAGGATCATGATAAGATGTTCTTCTGTGAAAGAGATCAAAATCTCATCAGACAAGTCCCTTGGGTTGTCTTCAACTCAAACAAATACTTTGCTCCATCTCTCTGGTTGATCCCTAGCTTCCAAACCGAACTCATCAAGCTGTTCCCAGAGAAAGACACCGTCTTCCACCATTTAGGTCGCTATCTTCTCCACCCGACAAACCAAGTTTGGGGTTTGATCACTAGGTTCTACAATGCCTACTTATCAAGAGCAGACGAGACACTCGGTGTTCAAGTACGAGTTTTTAGCAACCCCGACGGATACTTGGAGCATGTCATGAACCAGATCCTATCATGCACACAACGAGAGAAACTATTACCTGAGCTGACTACACTTGAATCACAAGTCACTAATAAATCAACAAGCCCGAAGCTCAAAGCTGTTCTTGTCACGTCACTTTACCCGGAGTACTCGGAGAAGCTAAGGGCAATGTACTGGGAAAGCCCGAGTTCGACAGGAGACATGGTACAAGTTTACCAACCTAGCCAAGAGATGTTTCAGCAGACAGACGAGAAGCTTCACGACCAAAAGGCACTCGCTGAGATGTACCTGTTAAGCCTAACTGATAAACTTGTCACAAGCGGCCTGTCTACGTTCGGATACGTTGCTCAAGGTCTCGGAGGATTAAAAGCATGGATGCTCTACAGTCCAACGAACCACTCAACTCCCGACCCACCATGCTTTAAAGCCGTGTCGATGGAGCCATGTTTCCATAGACCTCCGCTCTATGGTTCTCAAGCTAAGGCAGTGAATAGCACCCGTTTTGTTAGGCGTTGTGAGGAGTGGACCACGGGGATTAAGATAGTTGATTCCGCACATGTGTTTTGA